The following are encoded in a window of Phocoena phocoena chromosome 2, mPhoPho1.1, whole genome shotgun sequence genomic DNA:
- the ZNF770 gene encoding zinc finger protein 770, whose amino-acid sequence MMAETNFKMLKIQQCVVANKLPRNRPYICNICFKHFETPSKLARHYLIHTGQKPFECDVCHKTFRQLVHLERHQLTHNLPFKCSICPRHFKNLKTFVKHQQLHNETYQNDVKQVRRLLEAKQEKPVHGMYHALTTEERWALHPCSKSDPTYSPTKKKKNIHACTICGKLFPSQSKLDRHALIHTGQRPFKCVLCSKSFRQSTHLKIHQLTHSEERPFQCCFCQKGFKIQSKLLKHKQIHARNKTFQTLSLKVKSPESGPLPNKLNAKQDSFENGDIRESEENNQLDVHSIYIVPFQCPECEECFESEQILNGHKCFPARSGKIPSRLKRSYNYKTIVKKILAKLKRAGAKKLDNFRSEKKVFKNSFLKNCELISGEQSPEQTQRTFMGSLGKHGTYKTVGNKKKKTLTLPFSWQKHFQSQNMGKNVKGILTPENMLTMDNSVNNKDVSIYGSSGEEFFENCEVLQCGFSVTNENIYTGHKMCPCDKCEKVFPSVSKLQRHYLIHTGQRPFGCNVCGKSFRQSAHLKRHKLTHIDKIPYRKSLCQVELEDLNKLFIHQGDNVNYSASQQCQTLGFQKYEVSESDQTSEIKVKAESEDFILGTPYRNRQPCLSSALLESEQSRHSHCCSYSGRSERNDGLLYQCSVCSKSFRSPSKLERHYLIHAGQKPFECSVCGKTFRQAPHWKRHQLTHFKE is encoded by the coding sequence ATGATGGCTGAAaccaattttaaaatgctaaagaTTCAACAGTGTGTAGTAGCCAACAAACTACCTAGAAACAGGCCATATATTTGCAATATTTGCTTCAAGCATTTTGAAACACCCTCAAAATTAGCGAGGCATTATCTCATTCATACTGGTCAAAAGCCATTTGAATGTGATGTGTGTCATAAAACCTTTAGACAACTAGTTCATCTGGAAAGACATCAACTAACTCATAATCTGCCTTTTAAATGTAGTATTTGTCCACGCCACTTTAAGAATCTGAAGACATTCGTGAAGCACCAACAGCTTCACAATGAAACTTACCAGAATGATGTTAAACAGGTCAGAAGACTGCTGGAGGCCAAGCAAGAAAAGCCAGTGCATGGAATGTATCATGCTCTTACCACAGAGGAGAGATGGGCATTACACCCGTGCTCCAAGTCTGATCCTACATACAGccctacaaagaaaaaaaagaacattcacgCGTGTACAATCTGTGGCAAGCTGTTCCCATCACAGTCAAAACTTGATAGGCACGCACTTATTCATACTGGTCAGAGGCCTTTTAAATGTGTCCTGTGCAGTAAATCTTTTCGACAGTCAACTCACTTAAAAATCCACCAACTCACACATTCAGAGGAAAGACCTTTTCAATGTTGTTTTTGTCAAAAAGGATTTAAGATTCAAAGCAAACTGCTGAAGCATAAACAAATCCATGCCAGGAATAAGACTTTTCAGACTCTTTCATTAAAGGTGAAGAGTCCAGAATCAGGCCCCCTGCCtaataaattaaatgcaaagcAGGATAGTTTTGAAAATGGTGATATACGTGAATCTGAGGAGAATAATCAACTTGATGTCCACTCTATTTATATTGTCCCTTTTCAATGTCCAGAGTGTGAAGAATGTTTTGAATCAGAGCAGATTCTCAATGGACACAAGTGTTTTCCTGCCAGAAGTGGCAAAATTCCAAGCAGGCTCAAAAGAAGCTACAACTATAAAACCATTGTTAAAAAAATCTTGGCTAAGCTTAAACGAGCTGGGGctaaaaaattagataattttcgatctgagaaaaaagtatttaaaaacagTTTCTTGAAAAATTGTGAACTTATTTCCGGTGAGCAGAGCCCTGAGCAAACACAGAGAACATTTATGGGTTCTCTTGGCAAGCATGGAACATACAAGACAGttggcaataaaaagaagaaaacgttGACTTTGCCATTTTCTTGGCAAAAGCATTTCCAGAGCCAAAATATGGGAAAAAACGTAAAAGGTATTCTTACACCAGAGAACATGTTAACTATGGATAATTCTGTGAATAATAAAGATGTATCTATCTATGGTTCATCAGGTGAGGAATTCTTTGAAAACTGTGAGGTGCTTCAGTGTGGTTTTTCAGTTACAAATGAAAACATCTATACTGGACATAAGATGTGTCCTTGTGACAAATGTGAGAAAGTGTTTCCTTCCGTATCTAAACTACAAAGACACTATTTAATTCATACTGGACAGAGGCCTTTTGGCTGTAATGTTTGTGGGAAATCTTTTAGACAGTCAGCTCACCTGAAAAGACATAAATTAACTCATATTGATAAGATTCCATATAGAAAATCTCTTTGCCAAGTAGAATTGGAAGATTTGAACAAACTTTTCATTCATCAAGGTGATAATGTTAACTATAGTGCTTCCCAGCAATGTCAGACTCTTGGTTTTCAAAAATACGAGGTCTCAGAGTCAGATCAAACATCAGAAATAAAAGTGAAGGCAGAATCAGAGGATTTCATTCTTGGTACCCCCTATAGGAACAGGCAGCCCTGTCTCTCTAGTGCACTTCTGGAATCAGAGCAGAGCCGTCATAGTCATTGTTGTAGTTATTCAGGGCGTAGTGAGAGGAATGATGGCCTTCTTTACCAATGCAGTGTGTGTTCTAAAAGTTTTAGATCCCCATCTAAACTGGAAAGACACTATCTAATTCATGCAGGGCAGAAGCCATTCGAATGCTCAGTTTGTGGCAAAACATTCAGACAGGCTCCTCACTGGAAGAGACATCAACTTACTCACTTTAAGGAATGA